The following coding sequences are from one Lolium rigidum isolate FL_2022 chromosome 6, APGP_CSIRO_Lrig_0.1, whole genome shotgun sequence window:
- the LOC124664881 gene encoding putative laccase-9 has translation MAGVAKMQAMLWLLAAVFMLGAAVGLAQDAKQGHNYYDFFVKETSYSRLCENKTLLTVNGQFPGPTITARRGEWVFVNVHNQGDKNITIHWHGVDQPQNPWYDGPEFITQCPIQPGTNFTYEILLSEEEGTIWWHAHSGLDRAGVHGAFIVHPKNGTDYPFVNYTKLHKEIPIILGEWWSTDLNLQLEEYLKTGGEIHNSNAHTINGQPGDMYPCGREDTFNVGVQRGKTYLLRIINAGLDGDMFFGVAGHNLTVVGTDGRYLKPFTVQTIMISPGQTMDALLEAKSSPSAGRYYMASKTYLSNSRLAYQNGTATAILEYKDAPLAARRAAPVLPNLPNNTDDAVAIGYTAQLRSLASKEHPVKVPTEVDEHMLITLAINTLPCTTGNGTCDGPGGTRLAASLNNASFEDPHVDILDAYYYSIQGVYEPDFPNIPPFLFNFTNTNGSRRYWPTKRSTKVKVLEYGAVVEIVFQDTDILGAENHPMHLHGYAFYVVGRGLGVFNETTDPATYNLVDPPYQNTVTVPKAGWVAMRFKATNPGVWFMHCHFDRHTVFGMSTSFIVKQGDTPESKMRPRPTNMPKC, from the exons ATGGCGGGTGTAGCTAAGATGCAGGCGATGCTTTGGTTACTTGCTGCAGTCTTCATGCTTGGGGCAGCAGTTGGCCTCGCTCAGGACGCCAAGCAAGGGCATAACTACTATGACTTCTTC GTGAAGGAGACTAGCTACTCAAGGCTCTGCGAGAACAAGACCTTGCTCACCGTCAACGGCCAGTTCCCCGGCCCGACCATCACGGCCCGGAGGGGTGAATGGGTGTTCGTGAACGTGCACAACCAAGGCGATAAGAACATAACCATCCACTG GCACGGCGTGGACCAACCCCAGAACCCGTGGTACGATGGGCCAGAGTTCATAACACAGTGTCCCATCCAGCCAGGAACCAATTTCACTTACGAGATCCTTCTGTCCGAGGAGGAGGGCACCATCTGGTGGCATGCGCACAGCGGCTTGGATCGTGCCGGCGTCCACGGCGCCTTCATCGTTCACCCAAAGAACGGCACCGACTACCCCTTCGTCAATTACACGAAGCTGCACAAGGAGATACCCATCATCCTCG GTGAGTGGTGGAGCACCGATCTGAACCTTCAATTAGAGGAGTACCTAAAGACTGGCGGCGAGATTCATAACTCGAACGCACACACCATTAACGGCCAGCCCGGAGACATGTACCCGTGCGGAAGGGAAGACACTTTCAATGTGGGCGTGCAGAGAGGGAAGACGTACCTGCTACGGATCATCAATGCTGGACTCGACGGCGACATGTTCTTCGGCGTGGCCGGGCACAATCTCACCGTCGTCGGCACCGACGGCCGCTACCTGAAGCCATTCACCGTCCAGACGATCATGATCTCACCTGGACAGACCATGGACGCGCTCCTCGAGGCTAAGAGTTCCCCGTCCGCCGGCCGGTACTACATGGCCTCGAAGACGTACTTGTCCAACTCCCGGCTCGCGTACCAGAACGGCACCGCCACAGCCATCCTTGAATACAAGGACGCGCCGCTCGCTGCGCGTCGCGCGGCACCTGTCCTCCCCAACCTCCCGAACAACACGGACGACGCCGTCGCGATAGGGTACACAGCCCAGCTCCGGTCTTTGGCCAGCAAGGAACACCCGGTGAAGGTGCCGACGGAAGTCGATGAGCACATGCTCATCACCCTAGCAATCAACACTCTCCCTTGCACCACGGGGAACGGGACGTGCGACGGGCCAGGTGGCACCCGCTTGGCGGCGAGCCTCAACAACGCCAGCTTCGAGGACCCTCACGTTGACATCCTCGACGCATACTACTACTCCATCCAAGGCGTCTACGAGCCAGACTTCCCTAACATCCCACCCTTTCTCTTCAACTTCACCAACACAAACGGATCCAGGAGGTATTGGCCTACAAAGCGCAGCACAAAGGTGAAGGTGCTGGAGTACGGCGCCGTAGTGGAGATTGTGTTCCAGGACACCGACATCCTCGGCGCCGAAAACCACCCCATGCATCTGCACGGATATGCCTTCTACGTGGTAGGGAGAGGGTTGGGGGTCTTCAACGAGACCACGGACCCAGCCACCTACAACTTGGTCGACCCGCCATACCAGAACACGGTCACCGTGCCCAAGGCTGGTTGGGTCGCCATGCGCTTCAAAGCAACAAATCCAG GTGTGTGGTTCATGCATTGCCACTTCGATCGGCATACGGTGTTTGGGATGAGCACCTCATTTATCGTGAAACAAGGCGATACTCCAGAGTCTAAAATGAGGCCTCGTCCTACGAACATGCCTAAGTGTTAG